One Rickettsia canadensis str. McKiel genomic window, TGCTTATCGTTAATAAATCCCGTTCCGGTCCAACTGCTTGTATCTTCGTACGCTGACACGGCAATTCTAGTATCAATCGTTACAATTGCTTTCTTAGCTTTTTCAAATATAGTACTATTCATTTCTGCAGAGGCTAAAACTATCTTGTTTAAGAAAACTAAATTAATAATAAATAAAAGTTTTAGTACAATCGATAGTTTTGTCATTTTCACCTCTTGTAAAATCATTAAAGTCGCACTATATCAAATAAAAAGTCATAACAAAATAGAAATTTTAAGAAAACGAGGATTATTATGGGCAAAGTAATAGGTATTGACCTTGGGACTACTAACTCTTGCGTTGCGGTCATGGAAGGGAAAGAACCAAAAGTAATAGAAAATTCAGAAGGTGAGAGAACTACACCGTCAATAATAGCTTTTGCAAACGGAGAAAAATTAGTAGGACAATCAGCTAAGAGACAAGCAGTCACTAACCCTCGCAATACTATATATGCGGTAAAGCGGTTAATCGGTAGAAATTTTACCGATCCTATGGTTAAGAAAGATCAAGATATTGTACCGTATAATATAGTTAAAGCCCAGAACGGTGATGCATGGGTTGAAGCAGATAATAACAAATATTCACCAAGCCAAATTAGTGCTTTTATTTTACAAAAAATGAAAGAAACTGCTGAGAATTATTTAGGAGAAAAAGTAACACAAGCAGTAATAACTGTACCTGCTTATTTTAATGATGCACAACGTCAAGCAACGAAAGACGCAGGTAAAATAGCAGGTCTTGAAGTACTTAGAATAATTAACGAACCGACCGCTGCAGCTCTTGCTTACGGTTTTGACAAATCTGCAAGTAAGACTATTGCAGTTTATGATTTAGGCGGCGGAACGTTTGATATTTCAATCCTTGAAATCGGTGACGGTGTTTTTGAAGTAAAATCAACAAACGGTGATACATTCCTTGGTGGCGAGGATTTTGATACAAGAATATTAAACCATTTAATAGATGTATTTAAAAAAGCAAGCGGTATAGATTTACGTAATGATCCTTTAGCACTTCAGCGTTTGAAAGAAGCAGCGGAAAAATCTAAGAAAGAGCTATCTTCTGCAGTAACTACTGATATTAATTTGCCTTATATTACGGCTGATAGTAGCGGTCCAAAACATTTAAATATCAAATTTACTAGAGCCGAACTTGAAAAATTAGTAGATGATTTAATTGAGAAAACCATCGAACCTTGTCGTCAAGCATTAAAGGATGCAGGTTTAAAGCCTTCCAATATTCAGGAAGTAGTGTTAGTCGGCGGTATGACTAGAATGCCGAAAGTACAAGAAGCCGTAAAAAAATTCTTTGGACGTGAACCGCATAAAGGCGTAAATCCTGATGAGGTTGTAGCCCTTGGTGCTGCTATCCAAGGCGGAGTACTTAATAAAGAAGTAACGGATATATTATTATTAGACGTTACGCCTCTATCCCTTGGTATTGAAACTCTTGGCGGTGTCTTTACTAGATTAATAGAGCGCAATACTACTATCCCGACCAAAAAAAGCCAGATATTCTCTACTGCCGATGATAATCAGCATGCTGTAACAATTAGAGTATTCCAAGGTGAACGTCAAATGGCAAAAGATAATAAATTGCTTGGTCAGTTTAACCTTGAGGGCATACCTCCTGCACCTAGAGGTGTACCCCAAATAGAAGTAACATTTGATATTGACGTTAATGGAATAGTACATGTTTCAGCTAAAGATAAAGCAAGCGGTAAGGAACAAAAAGTAACTATTCAAGCCTCAGGAGGACTCAGTGATGCTGAAATCGCACAAATGGTTAAAGATGCTGAGCAGAATGCTGATGAAGACAAAAAGCGTAAAGAACTTATTGAGACGAAAAATGCTGCCGATAGTTTAGTTTATTCTACTGAAAAAACTTTAAAAGATTACAGCGATAAATTATCATCAGAAGATAAAGGACTAGTCGAAGAAGCACTAGCTGCCTTAAAAGCCGTTCTTGATTCGGAAGATGCAGCTTTAATTAAAGAAAAAACTGAAAGCTTAACTGCAGCTAGCATGAAAATCGGTGAAGCAATGTATAAAGCACAAAGTGAAGGTCAGCCTTCTGAAGAAAATACTGCTAACGATGAAAAAGTAGTAGACGCCGATTTTAAGGATGTAGAGAAGAAGTAAAGCTTGTCATACCGTAGTTTGACCACGGTATCCAGTAAATATATAAATGGATTCCTAAGATCCCGCAGTCAAAAGCTGCGGGATGATAACCATGTTTATAAATTAAATTATGTCACAAGATTATTACCAAATTCTAGGTGTTAGTAAAACAGCTAGTTCAGCTGAGCTTAAAAAAGCTTATCACAAGCTAGCTAAACAATATCACCCCGATAATGCGGCAGCTGGAGATACGAATGCTGAGAAGAAATTTAAAGAAATCAATGCTGCTTATGACGTTTTAAAAGATGAACAAAAAAGAGCTGCTTATGACCGTTTTGGGCATGACGCTTTTCAAAATCAACAATCACGAAGAGGAGCAGGAGGAGGGACTAGCAGTTTTCATCCCGATATTAACGATATTTTCGGTGACTTCTTTAGCGATTTTATGGGAGGTAGTAGAAGGTCACGCCCGACTTCAAGCAAAGTTAGAGGCTCGGATTTAAAATATGATCTGACAATTAATTTAGAAGAAGCATTTCACGGTATAGAAAAAAACATTAGCTTTTCTAGCGAAGTACAATGTGACACTTGTCACGGTAACGGTTCTGAAAAAGGTGAAACCATAACAACTTGCGATGCTTGCAGCGGTGTTGGAGTGACTAGAATTCAGCAAGGATTCTTTACGATCGAACAAACTTGCCATAAATGCCAAGGTAACGGACAAATGATAAAAAATCCATGCAAGAAATGTCATGGCATGGGACGTTACCATAAGCAACGCAATTTATTGGTAAATATTCCTGCAGGCGTTGAAAACGGTACTAGAATAAGGCACACAGGTGAAGGAGAAGCAGGTATTAGAGGTGGTAATAGCGGTGATTTATACGTTGATATATCAATAAAACCTCATGATATTTATAAAGTAGACGGAGCAAATTTACATTGTAAACTACCTATTAGTTTTGTAAATGCTGCCCTTGGAGGGGAAGTAGAAGTACCAATCATTGAAGGCGGAAAAGTAAATTTAACAATTCCTGCAGGTACACAAAACGGTGATCAATTAAGACTACGCAGTAAAGGTATGTCTAAAATGAGATCAACTATTAGGGGTGATATGCTGACACATATTCATGTTGAAGTACCTAAAAATTTATCTAAAAGACAGCGTGAGTTACTAGAAGAATTCAAAAAAGAATCCATGAGTGAAAAAGAAAACGACAGCAGCTTTTTTAACAAAATGAAAAGCTTATGGTCGTAAATTTTGTGTAACTTTCCTATAGAAATAAAACCTGTGATGTTATAAATATTATTTGCATAATATTATTACCGGAGGAGGTGTCTATGCCTGATAAAAATAAGGATGATTTACCTGATTAAAACATCTTCAGAGCTATGCTAAGGATATTTTATCGCGAAGCTTTTAATCATGCATTTGAGCGATATAATGATGCCGATAAAAGACATAAGGATGATTCAAGAGAAGCAGTTGCACACAAAGTAGCGTGTTCAGCCGTTGAAAAACAATACCATAAAAATGATAAAGGACATTGGGTGGAGAAAATAAGTCCAAGAAATTTATAAGCTTATGAGATTTTAAATTGAATCCTTGAAATTCGATAAGCCTATATGTATATTTAGGTATTAACTGAATTTAAGTTCTTATGAAATTAGCAAAATTATTAAGTGTCCTTTTCATTATAGGACTATCTTTAAGTGGCTGTAAAAGCAAAAAAAACAGTGATGATGTAGTAGTACCTATTCCTACACTTTATAACGAAGGTATTATTTTGTTAGAAAAGAAAAAATATAAGAAAGCTGCAGAAGAATTCGGAAGAGTATTTTACCAACATCCAGGTAATGAAATGACGCCGCAAGCTGAATTGATGCAGGCCTATTCTTTATTTCTTGCCACTCAATATGAAGAAGCGGTTGATGTGCTTGATATGTTCATTAATTTGCATCCTGCAAATGTTGATATTGCGTATGCATATTACCTTAAAGCTCTATCATATTATATGTTAATTTCTGACGTAAACCATGATCAATCTAGAACTTTCCTTGCTAAAGACAGTTTTAAAGACATAATAGAAAAATTCTCAAATACCAAATATGCCATTGATGCATCTTTAAAAATTGACCTAGTAAATGATCATCTAGCAGGTAAAGAGATGATGGTAGGTCGTTTCTACTTAAAGAAAAAGAATCCTATAGCAGCAATTAACAGATTTGAAGAGGTAATCAATCATTATCAAACTACTTCTCATTCGGTAGAAGCTCTTTACCGTTTAGCCGAAAGCTACATGATGCTTGGACTGCCAGATGAAGCAAAAAAATATGCATCGGTGTTAGGTTATAACTACCCCGATAGTCAGTGGTATAGTTATGCATATAAGTTGGTCAAGTAGTATGATAGTGGTAAATATGAAGAAGAGTTATACGAAGATCAACTTTAAAAAGAGTAAGGAATTCACAAGGCAAGGAGCGGAACTATATATTAGTGGATACCTGCACTCTTTGTAGAATGACGATGCCAATTTTTGAAGTTCTATCTTAGTATTAATTATGCTCCAGAGCCTTTTAGTTAAGAATTTCATTCTGATAGATGAGCTGGAAATTGAGTTTAATAAAGGTTTATGTGTTATTACCGGTGAGACAGGAGCTGGTAAATCTATTTTACTCGATGCTATTTTATTTTGCCTAGGTTACAAAATTTCAAACAATATAATAAAGCGTGGAAAAGATTACGCTGTTGTTAGTATAATATACTCTTTAAATGAAGAAATAAAAAATTTTCTACTACAAAATTTTATTGAACCTGAAGAGTTATTACTTGTAAAGTGTTTGCACAAAACCGAAGGACGGAAAAAATTCTTCATTAATAATCAAGTAGTTAATAAGACTCTTATGCAGCAATTAGCTACGTACTTATTTGAGCTTCATGGACAAAATCATAACATTTCTCTTCTAGAAGCAAATACGCAGCGTGATATTTTAGACAGTTATGGAAATATTTTGGACTTCCGAGCGGAGCTTTCCAAATGTTATCAAATTTGGAAAGATACTCAGAAAGAAATTGCTGAAATAACACTTAAACAAAATTCTATAGAACAAGAAATTGATTATTTAAGCTTTGCAACGGAAGAATTAACTAAGTTGAACATTCAAATAGGTGAAGAAGAAAAATTAGCAAATATACGAAAAGATTTGCAAAATAAAGATAAAGAGTTACAGCTAATAAAAGATACTCTAGAACAGATCAACAATCCCGAAATAAATATTTCAATTAATAGGGCAGAAAAATTATTAGCAAGACAAGGTCAGAACAAACATTTTAAAACTATTGCTACAAGTTTAGAAGAAGCCTATAATAATTTAGAAGAAGCACGCCAAGAATTATCAAATCTGTTAGATAGTTTTAATTATAAGGAATCTAATCTTGAAGAAACAGAAGAAAGATTATTTTTAATAAAAGCTATTAGTCGTAAATATAATGTTCCTGCTAATGGGTTAGGTGTATTTTTAGATAAATCTTTAGAGCAGCTCGGTATATTAAAAAACAAAATAGCAAATAGCAATGAGTTAAAAGCTCAAGAAGTGCTATTGCAGCAAAAATATTATGAATTAGCAAGCAGTTTATCTAAAAAGCGTCTTATTGCTGCAAAACACCTAGAAGAATCGTTGCATCAGGAGCTAAAACAGCTTAAAATGGCGAAAACAATCTTTAGGATTGAGATAACTGCTAGAAAAGAACCGACAGCATGCGGTAATGACGATATTGTTTTTAAGGCTTCTACTAATCCCGGAACGGCAGCGGAAGTAATTAATAAGATTGCTTCCAACGGTGAATTATCAAGGTGCATGCTTGCTTTAAAAACTTCTTTATTTGATAAAATGGTAAAAGCGTCTATTATATTTGATGAAATAGATGTTGGAATCGGCGGTGAAGTTGCAGATAAAGTAGGTGAGAGATTAAAAAAGCTTAGTACTGTTACTCAAGTAATAGTTATTACACACCAGCCGCAAGTAGCAGGTAAAGCAGACTTACATATAAAAATTGAGAAAACGCAGCTAGAAAAAGAAACAAAGGTAACAGCAAAAGCTTTAAATTTATCTGAAAGACAAGAGGAACTCGCCCGCATGATTTCAGGTAAAACAATTACCAAGACAAGTTTAAAGGCAGCAAAAGAATTGTTACATTTGTAGTAGTACTCATTGTCATCACGCGACTTGATCACGTGATCTAAAGAAGCAATATCTACAATACTAATAACTTTATTACTGTATCACGCTAGAACTAGAAGCTCACGGGGTGATATTAAGTGTTTCTAGATTTGCGCTTTTGCGGGAATGACATTCGAGTAGTACAACAAAACTTACAATAGAGAACAATATGAACAACTACACAAAATTAGAAAATGCATTTTCAACCATCTCTCATTTTAATAATATTCTAAACATATTATATTGGGATGTTGCGGTAAATATGCCTATAGGTTCAGGTGAGAGTCGCAGCAACGAAATAATAACTTTAACATCGCTTGTTCATTCTATGCTCAAATCTCCTCTCCTAAAAGAGCTACTTAGCAAAGCAAAAGAAGAATCAAAAAACCTTAACAATTGGCAAAATGCTAATATTAGAGAGATTGAGAGAAAGATAACAGATGCAAATTGCATCGATGAGCAACTACAAAAGAAGTTAGTAGCTGCTACTAATAAAGCAGAACTTGTTTGGCGAGAAGCAAGAAAAAATAATGACTATAACTTATTCAAACCACACTTACAAAAAGTTTTAGATTATACGAAAGAAGTAGCAAAAGCACGAGCAGATGTTTTTAATTGCGGATTATACGACTCATTAATAGATATGTATGATCCAAGCAGAAAAAGTAACGAGATCAAGCAATTTTTTTCGGTACTTAAAAAAGAACTCCGGGAGCTTATAAATAAAGTTTTAGAAAAGCAAAAAGGTGAAAAAAAATTAGTAAAGATTAGTAGACTAGATCCTAAGATGCAAAAGCGTATCGGAAAACGCATTATGGAAATTATGCAGTTTGATTTAGCAAAAGGGCGACTTGACGAATCGAATCATCCTTTTTGCAGTGGCACACCAAACGATATACGTTTAACTACTAGGTATGATAAAGACAATTTCATAAGCGGTTTAATGGGAATTATTCATGAAACAGGTCATGCTTTATATGAGCAAAATTTGCCAGAAATGTATAAAGGACAACCGGTAGGACTTGCTAAAGGTATGGCTTTTCATGAAAGCCAGTCTTTATTTATGGAGATGCAAGTAGGGAGATCAAGAGAATTTACAGAATTTTTAGCCAAATTACTTCACGATGAATTTAATATAAAAGGTGAAGAATATTCAGCGGAAAATTTATATAGAAAAATTACAAGAGTTATGCCTGATTTTATAAGAGTGGATGCAGATGAAATAACTTATCCAATGCATGTAATATTACGTTTCGAGATTGAAGAACTGCTAATCAACGGTAATTTAAACCTTGATGATTTACCAACCTTTTGGGATAGTAATATGGTGGAATATTTAGGTATTAAACCAACAAGTTTCAGTAATGGCTGTCTTCAAGATATTCATTGGTCACATGGAAGTTTCGGTTACTTTCCTGCCTATACAAACGGTGCAATTATTGCTGCGATGATGATGAAAAAAGTAAAAGAGATGCACCCAAATATAAAAGATGATATATTAAATGGTGATTTTAGTAATCTAAATAATTATCTAAATAAGAATTTTAGAAATCTCGGTTCGTTAAACAATTCAGCTGATTTATTAAAAAGTGCTAGCGGTGAGGACAAAATAAATCCTGAAGTGTATATCAAGTATTTAGAGGGGAAGTATTTATAGTAAACACTGTCATAAGCTAAACGATTGAAGGCTTTGCTGTATAGATCTGTAAAACCCACTGTTGTTAGCCTGTTGCTTGACTACGGGGACCAAACTTAGAGTGTGAATTTTTGACATTTCTAACTGGATCCCACGATCAAGTCGCAGGATTAACAGTGTAGAATCATTCAACGCAACAATGCCTACTCGCAATGATGTCTTACGACAAACAATCAAACAATACAAACAAAAATAATATGGAAGAATATTTAAAAAAAACAGACTTTTTATTTGGCGGGAATGCTGTTTTTCTTGAAGAGCTATATAGACAATATTTAACAAATCCCACTTCAGTTGATCAAACTTGGCGAAAGTTTTTTTCTCAAATTAAAGACAATAATGAATCTTTGTTTAATAAAAGTACAGCAAAAATAATTATCTCTAATGATACTAAAAAAGAATCCTTAAATAATAATCTCTCTTCTGAAATCTTAAATAGTTTCAAAGCTAAAGAAATGATAAATGCTTATCGCAAGTATGCTCATTATTTAGCAAATCTTGATCCACTTGGTCTTGAGATTCGTAAAACAAAAAATGATTTAAAGCTTAATATAGAAACTTTTGGTTTTGATAGCGGTCAGCTAGAAGACAACATTAATATTACGGATGAATTTGTTGGTACTTGGAACTGCAAATTATCTGAATTAGTTACCAAGCTTGATAAAGTTTATACAAATTCTATAGGTATAGAGTTTGAACAAATAGAAAATGTAGAAGAAAAAAACTGGTTATATAATAAGCTAGAAAGCGAAGTTATCTTTTCTTCTGAAGAAAAAAAAGCTATCTTAAATGATTTAGTGGAAGTGGAGGGGTTTGAACAATATCTACATACAAAATTCCCTGGAGCTAAACGTTTTTCTATTGAGGGCGGTGATGCTTCTATAGTTGCCATGAGTAAAGCTATAGATTTATCTATGCATCAAGGCGTTGAAGAACTAGTCATCGGTATGGCACATCGAGGGAGATTAAATACCATAACTAAAGTAGTCGGCAAACCATATAAAGCCGTTATTGCAGGCTTCATAAGCGGCAGCGTATTTCCTGATGAGCTAAATGTTTCAGGCGATGTAAAATATCACTTAGGATATTCCTCGGATAGAGTCGTAGGGGATAAGAAAATACATTTATCACTAGCCTATAATCCATCGCATTTAGAGGCAGTAAACCCTATAGTCGCAGGAAAAGTAAGAGCAAAGCAAGATATACTTAAAGATACTAAACGTAATAAAGTAAAAGCTATTTTAGTGCATGGTGATGCCGCTTTTTGCGGTCAAGGCGTAGTAGCAGAGAGTCTATCAATGTCGCCTTTAGCCGCTTATGATATCGGCGGGATATTGCATTTCGTAATTAACAATCAGCTAGGTTTTACAGCGAATGCTGCAGATACTAGAGCTAGCAGATATTCTACGGAGTTCGCTAAAATAATAGCTGCCCCAATTTTACATGTTAACGGTGACGATATAGAAGCAGTGTTAAAAGCAACTAATATTGCTGTAGAATACAGGCAGAAATTTGGTAAGGATGTTGTAGTAGAAATTGTTTGTTACCGAAAATATGGGCATAATGAGGGTGACGAGCCGATGTATACGCAAGGCCAGATGTATAACATTATAAAAAGTAAACTGACTCCTGGAAATATTTACGCAAATGAGTTAGTAAAAAGTGGTATAATTGATCATAATTATTTTCCTAAATTAAAAGAAGCATTTAAAGCAAAGCTAGATAAGGAATATGAGCATGCTAAAAGTTATAAGCACGAAGCTCATTTCTTAGGCGGTTTATGGCAAGGCATTTCTCGTACTCTTAAGTCTACTTCAGTAACAGGTATAAATAAAAAAACCTTACAAGATTTAGGAATCAAACTATGCACAATACCGAAAAATTTTACCGTTAACGCAAAACTTGTAAAATTATTTGATGCTAGAAAGGCTAGTTTAACCACAGACAAGCCTATTGACTGGGCGACGGCAGAACAGCTAGCTTTCGCAACGCTGCTCAACACAGGGACGTATATAAGATTAACAGGGCAGGATTCAGAACGCGGTACTTTCTCGCATCGTCATTCGGTATTGCATAACCAAATTGACGATACTACCTATATACCTTTAAATAATCTATCGAAAAACCAAGCAAAATGTGAGGTGGCCGATAGTAATTTATCTGAATATGCGGTGCTTGGTTTTGAATATGGTTATTCTTTAGCAAATCCTAAAAACCTGATTTTGTGGGAAGCACAATTTGGTGATTTTGCTAATGGGGCTCAAATTATTTTTGATCAGTTTATTGCAAGTGCTGAAACTAAATGGCTTCGTATGAGCGGGCTTGTGGTTTTGTTACCTCACGCATTTGAGGGGCAAGGACCGGAGCATAGTTCGGCAAGGCTTGAGAGATTCTTACAATTAGCTGCAGAAGATAACATGTATGTTACATATCCGACTACCCCTGCTTCGATTTTTCATCTGCTACGTCGCCAAATACTTGATGATACACGCAAACCGTTAATCGTAATGTCACCGAAATCACTATTACGTCATAAATATGCCGTATCTAAACTTGATGAGCTAGGCGAAAATACTACTTTCTTACCGGTTTTAGATGAAGTAAATAAAGTAGATGCAAACAATATTACTAAAGTAATATTATGTAGTGGCAAGGTATATTATGATTTGTTTGAAATGCGTGGGAATAATAGTAATATAGCGATTATTAGGTTAGAACAATTATATCCTTTTGAAAAAAAGGTTGTAGCATCATTATTAAAAAAATATAATAGGACGCAGGAATTTATTTGGTGTCAGGAAGAACCGAAGAATATGGGAGCTTGGCGTTATATAGTTTCTCACTTAAACGATGCTTTAAAAGAAGCCGCCATTAATAATGAATTTAAATATGTAGGTAGAGAGGAATCAGCCTCTCCAGCAGTAGGTTCACTGCAAGTACATAATAAACAGCAGGAAAGATTGCTAAAAGAAGCAATAGAGATTTGAATATTGTGGTTGGATAGTTTAAAAAATTAAGTTGTTATCCCGCGATTTGATCACGGGATCTAGTTTATACTAAAATTATTAGTATTTTCTATTGTTTTTTGGATACTGTGTTCAAGCCACAGTATGACATCGAATCATTTTGCGATTTTTTTAGGAGTAAAATAAACTATGAGTATTAAAATTATAGTACCATCACTTGGAGAATCCGTAACGGAAGCAACTATTGCCAAGTGGTATAAGAAAGAAGGTGATTCAGTTAAAACCGATGACTTACTGTTAGAAATCGAAACTGAGAAAGTAACTTTAGAAGTTAATGCTCCTTGCAACGGTACTATAGGTAAAATATTGAAAACTGACGGTGCAAACGTGGAAGTTGGCGAAGAAATAGGCGAAATAAATGAAGGAGCGGTTGCAAATACTGCCGGTACTAATAATGAATCTGCGAATTCTCAAGCAGCCACACAACCTACTTCAGAAAAACCTATAGAAAAACCTGCCGTTGCTAATAATACTCTTGCCCCTTCCGTACAAAAATTAGTTACCGAAAATAAGCTTGATCCAAATAATATAAAAGGCACAGGTAGAGATGGTAGGATTACCAAAGGTGATGTGCTTGAAACACTAAACACTCCGCCTGCAGCTACTACTGCTCCTGCAATGAGTAAAGCTAACGAAGATAGGGTACAGCGTGTTCGTATGTCACGTTTGCGTAAAACTATTGCACAACGCTTGAAAGATTCACAAAATACAGCAGCTATTTTAACTACTTTTAATGAAATCGATATGTCAAAAGTAATTGCATTGCGTAATCAATATAAAGAAGAGTTTGAGAAAAAACACGCTGTAAAACTTGGATTTATGTCGTTTTTTGTCAAAGCAACCATAGAAGCTTTAAAGCTTATTCCGTCGGTAAATGCTGAAATAGATGGCAACGATTTAGTATATAAAAATTATTACGATATAGGGGTAGCTGTTGGAACAGAGCTAGGGCTTGTCGTACCTGTTGTGAGAGGCGCTGATAAAATGGAATTTGCTGAAGTAGAAAAAGCTATAGGAACTTTGGCTAAAAAGGCACGCGAAGGTAAGCTTTCTATGGCTGATTTGTCAGGAGGGACATTCTCGATTTCTAACGGCGGCGTATATGGTTCATTATTATCCACGCCGATTATTAATCCACCTCAAGCAGGTATTTTAGGCTTACACAAAACTGAGGAAAGACCTGTAGTTATAGACGGTAAAATTGAAGTGCGCCCGATGATGTATATAGCTTTATCTTACGATCATCGTATAATTGATGGAAAAGAAGGAGTATCATTCTTGATAAAAATTAAGCAGCTCATTGAGCATCCTGAGAAGTTATTGTTAAACTTATAAGTATACTTGTTTAATTTGAAAAATTGGCGACGTTGTTTTTCATTTTTAATCCGCACGTAGGTTTAACTACATTGCAGTTAAAAATCTTAAAATACCTTGCTCTTTTCTAAATTAAACTTCATCTACCTACTTTTCGTTTATTAGGAGTATACATAATAATGATAAAATGTACTCGTCGCATTGAATTCGATTCAGGACATAGAATTATTGGACATCAAAATAAATGTCAGTTTTTACATGGTCATCGCTATGTTCTTGAGATAACTATAGCTGCAAACAAAACTGATACACTCGGTATGGTAATCGATTTTGGTTTAATTAAGGATTTGGCTAAAAAATGGATTGACAAAAATTTTGATCATAGCTTAATCCTACATCAAGACGATAAGGAAATGGGACAGCAAATAGAAAATTGTACCGGTCAGAAAATATATTACATGAGAAATAACCCAACTGCTGAAAATATAGCGATACATTTAAAAAATGAAATTTTTCCTAAACTTTTCATAAATCAACAGTTCTCTGTTACTAGTCTCAAACTATTTGAAACACCTAATTGTTTTGTTGAGGTTTAGGCATGCATTTAGATGAAATGAAGATGGGTTATATGCAGATCACCTTGGACAAGGGTAAGGAATCTGTAAGCCGAGGAACGGAGCATACAAAAGTACGTGAGTATCCTAGGACTTACAAAGATGATATAGTCAATTTTTCAAGTTCATCGAGTATACAAGATTATTGTTTAACTTTAACTACTACTAATGATTTGCAAATTGCTGAAAAAATAGCATCTGTTTTATTAGAATTAAATCTTGCTGCTTGCATTCAAATTGACAATGTCAAAAGTTACTTTAGATGGGATAGTAGAGTAACTTTAGAAACCGAATATAGACTTATAATTAAAGCAAAATCTTCTAATTATAAGAAAATTGAAAATAAGATCCTTGAAATTCATAATTATGAATTACCACAAATAATAAAAATAAATATTGACTATGGCTTTCAAAAGTACTTAAAATGGATTGACCAAAATAGTAAATAAATTTATAGTTGAACAAATTTAAAAATTAAGTAAGTAAATTATGAAATTATGGCAAAAAGTTACCTTAGGGTTAATCTTAGGTATTATATTTGGTATATACTTACCACAATACGTTAATTATATTAAACCTATCGGTGACATTTTCTTACGTTTGATAAAAATGATCATTACCCCTTTAATTTTCTTCAGTTTGGTTTCCGGTATTACTAGTATGAATGATACTTCCGCACTCGGTAGAGTAGGAATGAAAGCGGTAGCCGCTTTTTTAGGTACTACTTTTTTTGCCACGGTTTTTGGCCTCACTGTCGCCTTAGTATTAAAGCCTGGAGTAGGCATACATATAGATTTTGCCTCTTCAGAAACGACAAGCAGAACTTCATTTAATATAATTGATTTTTTTGTAAATATCGTCCCTGATAATGCCG contains:
- the cutA gene encoding divalent-cation tolerance protein CutA, which gives rise to MQDYCLTLTTTNDLQIAEKIASVLLELNLAACIQIDNVKSYFRWDSRVTLETEYRLIIKAKSSNYKKIENKILEIHNYELPQIIKINIDYGFQKYLKWIDQNSK